A genomic region of Papaver somniferum cultivar HN1 chromosome 7, ASM357369v1, whole genome shotgun sequence contains the following coding sequences:
- the LOC113296130 gene encoding pentatricopeptide repeat-containing protein At4g21300-like, with amino-acid sequence MNKRCVGSWNVLIAAHVQMGQLLEAFELFQTMSKEDILPDRITLANLLSSCGDMKFLRQGKSIHAYIIRREVQLDLVATTALIEMYSKCNRTNQGRILFDEIEAQDVIMFNVMVSGYLQAGFTDKALETICGMIKAGIKPDTATILNLLSLSADLREIRIGKEVHAYIVRRGMGSNVDIANQLLSMYAKFGLIEIARKIFNRITRRDLISWTWMITSYAQNAYASDALMLFRLMQEEKLQPDLVTLVSLLQAVSRLGCLLLAKEVHGHIYRNLLDKELLIINSLLTTYAKCGGIDFAEYLFKSIVKKSQISWNTMISAFGMHGKCLEALDLFNQMLKEGFQPDDITFTSILSACSHGGYVEEGWLIFQSMAEKHSVTPNTEHYSCAIYLLSRSGRLEEAYGLVQHLPPRERTSALDALLSSCRIYGNVEVGDIVGRELLDLDPNNSATYVLLANLYAEAGEWGAAARIREIAKAKSLVRQPGYSYLQRLEILGSNRKSLTSLRRNMPPSEWGVAGKLPAAKINYGEAMVVADTMPSLCRLELAYG; translated from the exons TGTGTTGATTGCTGCTCATGTTCAAATGGGTCAACTGTTGGAAGCTTTCGAGCTGTTTCAGACGATGTCGAAGGAGGATATATTGCCTGATAGGATCACCCTTGCGAACTTGCTTTCGAGTTGTGGTGATATGAAGTTCCTCCGTCAAGGCAAAAGCATCCATGCATATATAATCCGAAGAGAAGTTCAACTGGATTTAGTTGCAACCACTGCATTGATTGAAATGTATTCCAAGTGCAATAGAACAAACCAGGGAAGGATACTGTTTGATGAGATTGAAGCACAGGACGTAATTATGTTTAATGTGATGGTTTCAGGGTATCTCCAAGCTGGGTTTACTGACAAAGCTTTAGAAACAATCTGTGGGATGATTAAAGCAGGTATAAAACCTGACACTGCGACCATTCTTAATCTTCTTTCTCTGTCTGCGGACCTTAGAGAAATCAGAATCGGCAAGGAAGTCCATGCTTACATAGTCAGGCGAGGGATGGGATCAAATGTCGATATAGCAAATCAGCTTCTTTCCATGTACGCGAAATTCGGGCTAATTGAGATTGCTAGGAAAATCTTCAACAGGATAACAAGGAGAGACTTGATTTCATGGACGTGGATGATTACGAGTTACGCACAAAATGCGTATGCCAGCGATGCACTGATGTTATTCCGGTTAATGCAAGAAGAAAAACTCCAGCCTGATTTAGTCACCTTAGTAAGTTTGCTCCAGGCCGTTTCACGGCTTGGTTGTTTATTGCTAGCAAAAGAGGTTCATGGGCACATATACAGGAATCTATTGGACAAAGAACTACTGATCATTAATTCCCTGTTAACAACTTATGCAAAATGCGGAGGCATAGATTTTGCTGAATACTTGTTCAAGTCTATAGTAAAGAAGAGTCAAATTTCATGGAACACCATGATTTCTGCTTTTGGGATGCATGGTAAATGTTTAGAAGCACTTGACCTGTTTAATCAGATGTTGAAGGAAGGTTTTCAACCGGATGATATAACGTTCACCTCAATCCTCTCTGCTTGCAGTCATGGAGGATATGTGGAAGAAGGATGGCTTATTTTTCAGTCCATGGCAGAGAAACATTCTGTTACTCCAAATACAGAACACTATAGTTGCGCTATTTATTTATTAAGTCGGTCAGGTCGGCTCGAAGAAGCTTATGGTCTTGTTCAGCATTTGCCTCCTAGAGAAAGAACTTCTGCATTGGATGCTTTACTATCTTCTTGCAGAATTTACGGAAATGTGGAGGTCGGTGACATTGTTGGGAGGGAACTACTGGATTTAGATCCTAATAACTCAGCTACGTACGTTCTGTTGGCAAATTTATACGCAGAAGCTGGTGAATGGGGTGCAGCAGCCAGAATTAGAGAGATTGCAAAAGCAAAATCTTTGGTCCGACAACCTGGTTAta GTTACTTGCAGAGACTTGAAATTCTAGGAAGTAATCGCAAGTCTCTAACTTCCTTGAGGAGGAACATGCCACCATCAGAGTGGGGAGTGGCTGGAAAACTACCTGCTGCAAAGATTAATTATGGAGAAGCGATGGTTGTAGCTGATACAATGCCAAGTCTTTGCCGTCTCGAGCTTGCTTATGGTTGA